DNA from Sorangium aterium:
TCTGAGACGGCGCCCGGCGTTCGACCGATCGGCGAGAGCCTCCCTGCAGAAAGCCCTTAGTAACGGCCCCGGGCAGGTCGGGGAGGCGCTCGTCGAACGCGTCGTGCGGAGTGAGGAGGGGGCGCCGGCGGGAACGCCGGTAGCCCCTTTCTCTTCTCCGCCTCTGCCGAGCTCCCGGCCGCAGCGCTCTAGCCAGGTCAACTTGTCTGGAGGAACAATGATGCAACCGAGTTCGTCGCAACGGAACCCCTCGCGCCGGCCCTTGTGGATCGCCGCCGGATTGCTCCTGGCCGCCCTCGCCGGCGTCGCCCTATTCCTCGCCTTCCGCTCCGGGGACGAGCAGACCGCCGGGGCGAGGGGCCCGGACGCCGGAGCCGAGAAGCACGTCCGCTATCGCAACAGGGCGCTCGTGCGCGGCGCGGCGCCGGCGGCGAAGGAGGAGGCGCGGCCCACCATCAGCGGCCTTGTCTATGGCACGGACGGGAGCACCCTCGCCGGAGCGACCGTCGTCGCCATGACCTTCGAGGTCGCCGGCAACGTGCTCTCGACCGCGGGCTCCGTGAAGAGCGACGATGCCGGGCGGTTCGAGCTCACGCTCCCGGACGGCACCTATCAGCTGAGCGCGAGCGTCGATGGGTACGGGACCACGTCGACCACGGCGCGCCCCGGCGAGGCGGTGAGCCTCGTGCTGCCGAAGAGCGGCGTCATCGAGGGGCGCGTGCTGGACGAGCGGGGCGAGCCCGTGCGCCGCTTCTCGATCGACGTCCTCTCGGCCGTGACGGCGGAGACGCCGGCGACGCCGCCCCTGTTCTCTCGCACGTTCGAGAGCCAGGACGGCTCGTTCCGCGTCGATCAGCTGCCCTCGTGGGACGTCGTCGTCAGGGCGACGGCGGCGGAGTTCGCGCCCGCGTTCTCCTCGAACGTCAACGTGCGCGCCGGAGACGTCGAGAAGATGGATCTGACCCTCTCGAAGGGATGTACTTTGACCGGGCAGGCGGTGGACTCGTCCGGCGCTCCGCTGCCTGGGGTGTACGTGGACGCCGAGTCGCTCTTCGCCGTCGGCGAGCTGAGCAGCCTGGCCATGGAGGCCGCCGCGCAGGCGCAGACGGAGGACGACGGCTCCTTCAGCCTGCCGCACGTGCCGAAGGGCACGATCGTCGTCCGCGGCTATGACGGCAGCAACGCCGTGAGCTCGACCGAGATCGAGGTCGCGAGCTGCGACGGCCTGAAGCCGGTGAAGCTCGTGATGTCGCCCGGCGGCACCCTCTCCGGCGTGGCGCGAGACGCCGACGGCAAGCCCATCGCCGGCGCCAGGCTCACGCTCATGCACCGCCCGATCGGCTTCGTGAACACGGTGAGCGAGGCGGATGGCAGCTTCCACTTCGACCAGGTTCCGGCCGGCGAGCTCCGCGTCATGATGCGGCGAGGCGAGGAGGTGATGCTCGCGGCGGTCGGCATCGAGGAGGGGAAGAGCGCGCAGCACGACATCTCCTTTGCGCCTCGGGGCACCGGGGAGATCCGCGGCCGCGTCACGGTGGGCGGCAAGCCGCTCCCGGGGGCTCGCCTCATGCTGGCCACCCAGATCGGGGACGACGGCGCGATCGGCATGTTCTACCCCGTCACCGCGGAGGACGGCTCGTTCCGCGCTTCCGGGCTCCCGACCGGCGGCTACATCATCAACGTCGAGTCGACGAGCATCGGGACCGGCGTGCACGTGAAGCCGGGCGAGGTCACGACCGCGGATCTCCAGGTGATCGACCTGCCCAGCATGAAGGGCAAGGACGCCGAGCTCCCGCTGCGGTAGCGAGCGCACCGCAGGCGGCTATCTCCCGGCTGTCCGGAGGCGGAGCCTCCTGGACGGCCGGTCCGCGTTTTATGTCACTCCGCCGGGGCGATGGTCAGCGTGAACGGCCCCGAGGAGGCGGCGTTGTAGCTGTCGACGAAGATGTCGATCGGCTGGCCTGCCGTCGCCTCCACCATGATCGACTCGGGCCAGCCGGACTCGAAGGGATCATCCGCGCACATGATCTCGCTGTCCTGGGCTGCGCAGTCGCTGCGCGCGTAGAGGACGATATCGGCGTGGCCCTCCGGCGTCGCGGTGATCGTCAGATTGCCGCTCGTCTCCGGGGTATACCGGTACACGAGCTCCCCGCCTTCGCCGCCGCACGACGCCGTGACGCCCTGCGTGCCCTCGGAGGTGTCCCCCACCGTCGTCGCTTCCGTGAGCGTCGCCGCGGCCGCGCACAGGGTCTCCAGGTTCACCCGGCACTCGTTGCTGCACAGGTTGTCAGCCACGGTGTCTCCGTCGTCGCACTCCTCCGTGCCGACGCGCGCTCCGTCCCCGCAGATCTCCTCCGCGAAGGACACATCGAGCGTATACGACGCGTCCATCCCGTTCTTGCCCTCGATGAAGATGAAATAGGTCTGACCGGCCTCGGTGAGGAGCTCGAGGGGGGCGTCTTCCGGTCCGAACGCAGGGACGCAGCCGAGCAGCGTCGTCTCGTCGTCGCAGCTCTCCCGGATGTACCAGTCGAAGTCGGCCTCCGTCGCCGTCGCCGTCGCGGCGATCTGGACCGCGCCCTTGGCCGGCGCGACGAACCGGAAGACCCGCTCTCGCATGCCCGTGCCCGTGACGGACGTGGTGAGACCAGGGCAGAGCGCGGCGAACAGGTTGGTGCCGGCCTCCGTCGTGCCGGTGAACCTCCCGCCCTCCGAGACGTCGATGGCCTCCGCGCACGCCGCGGCGACGCTCTCGACGCACGCTGTCGTCGTCGAGCAGTCCCGCTCCTCGCAGTCCTGCAGGCCGTCCTTGTCCTCGTCCTCGCCGCTGTCGCAGATCTCACCCTCCGCGACGCAGAACGCGGTGTCCTC
Protein-coding regions in this window:
- a CDS encoding MSCRAMM family protein — protein: MMQPSSSQRNPSRRPLWIAAGLLLAALAGVALFLAFRSGDEQTAGARGPDAGAEKHVRYRNRALVRGAAPAAKEEARPTISGLVYGTDGSTLAGATVVAMTFEVAGNVLSTAGSVKSDDAGRFELTLPDGTYQLSASVDGYGTTSTTARPGEAVSLVLPKSGVIEGRVLDERGEPVRRFSIDVLSAVTAETPATPPLFSRTFESQDGSFRVDQLPSWDVVVRATAAEFAPAFSSNVNVRAGDVEKMDLTLSKGCTLTGQAVDSSGAPLPGVYVDAESLFAVGELSSLAMEAAAQAQTEDDGSFSLPHVPKGTIVVRGYDGSNAVSSTEIEVASCDGLKPVKLVMSPGGTLSGVARDADGKPIAGARLTLMHRPIGFVNTVSEADGSFHFDQVPAGELRVMMRRGEEVMLAAVGIEEGKSAQHDISFAPRGTGEIRGRVTVGGKPLPGARLMLATQIGDDGAIGMFYPVTAEDGSFRASGLPTGGYIINVESTSIGTGVHVKPGEVTTADLQVIDLPSMKGKDAELPLR